One region of Desulforamulus hydrothermalis Lam5 = DSM 18033 genomic DNA includes:
- the yqfC gene encoding sporulation protein YqfC, whose amino-acid sequence MSFRDLQKKLKKQLSDFLEIPHDVMLDLPKIVLVGNLQVFIENHRGIVEYSTEKIRVMVGEGEVGITGRQLVLRNIRTDEICVEGQIKSLSFLAPGEVW is encoded by the coding sequence ATGTCCTTTAGAGATTTGCAAAAAAAGCTGAAAAAACAGCTTTCGGATTTTCTTGAAATTCCCCATGATGTCATGCTGGACTTGCCTAAAATAGTGCTGGTGGGCAATTTGCAGGTATTTATAGAGAATCACAGGGGGATTGTGGAATACAGTACTGAAAAAATCCGGGTTATGGTGGGGGAAGGGGAAGTGGGCATCACCGGCCGGCAACTGGTGCTGCGCAATATCCGGACGGATGAGATATGCGTGGAAGGGCAGATAAAATCCTTGAGCTTTCTGGCTCCCGGGGAGGTGTGGTAA
- a CDS encoding IS200/IS605 family element transposase accessory protein TnpB, giving the protein MKKRKNNKKKPTKTGGDISYTACGEFFPEVYPAFRSQKWSRGMEDPLDTEMRLFCSCTRWAFNRLQEDNSRPELKKQGQGTFSINSRYCDDAILKAKAVIESQTELLTLEMEETETKLARAKKKLSWAEKDLDRAVKANNQAKIEDFKHTVHGRKARVKKLADKLDELKVHRDNGTIPKVIFGGRSLWKRVCRGRVSREEWRQARQDRLYARGDETKGGNPNLKISWHNGEFTLSVTISHLSEQKGTDKKGRPIMTRAPRVTGKLWLPEKHRQKVLELLLSGVPYTVELIKGRDSRYRVHITFAVTAPVLVTNPNQGYLGVDTNPDGAALANVSYTGQPTPWPEGFTVPYPKALHKFAGEFQITMHPNGFLYIKVPELSYSRGFRRTYLIGVLAKVVVDTAKTLGKPIALESLDFGKDRFDTNRKFNRMAANFPFKKMVEAVTRKAFKEGVGVKQVWPAHTSTIGYYKYMERYGITIHHAAALVIARRAIGFRERITKELKQKVQAVKEKLSQKVNSLPGEGRGMTRKVKQLFKRLDGKISVHNGLTRYKQESFHSVWHDLKHLALSSR; this is encoded by the coding sequence ATGAAAAAACGGAAGAACAACAAGAAGAAGCCGACTAAGACCGGTGGCGACATAAGCTACACCGCCTGCGGAGAATTTTTTCCGGAGGTTTACCCTGCCTTCCGCTCTCAGAAGTGGAGCCGCGGGATGGAGGATCCGTTAGACACCGAGATGCGGCTGTTCTGCTCCTGCACCCGCTGGGCCTTCAACCGGTTACAGGAGGATAATTCCCGCCCAGAGCTAAAGAAGCAGGGTCAAGGAACATTCAGCATAAACTCCCGCTATTGCGACGACGCCATACTGAAGGCCAAAGCCGTAATTGAATCGCAAACAGAGCTGCTGACACTGGAAATGGAAGAGACGGAAACGAAACTGGCCCGCGCCAAGAAGAAACTCAGTTGGGCAGAAAAAGACCTGGACAGGGCCGTTAAAGCAAACAATCAGGCTAAAATCGAGGACTTTAAGCACACCGTACACGGCCGCAAAGCCAGGGTAAAAAAGCTGGCTGACAAGCTGGACGAGCTAAAGGTCCACCGGGACAACGGCACCATACCAAAAGTAATTTTCGGAGGCCGCTCTCTGTGGAAGCGAGTGTGCAGAGGCAGGGTTTCGAGAGAAGAATGGCGGCAGGCCCGGCAGGACAGGCTATACGCCCGCGGCGACGAGACCAAAGGCGGCAACCCGAATCTCAAAATAAGCTGGCATAATGGAGAGTTCACCCTGTCTGTGACCATCTCTCACCTGTCCGAACAGAAAGGGACAGACAAGAAGGGTAGACCCATAATGACCAGGGCCCCCCGGGTAACGGGTAAGCTCTGGCTGCCTGAGAAGCACCGGCAAAAAGTGCTGGAGCTGCTCTTATCAGGTGTGCCTTACACTGTGGAGCTAATCAAAGGTAGGGACAGCCGGTATAGGGTGCACATCACCTTTGCCGTTACAGCCCCCGTTTTAGTGACCAACCCCAACCAGGGTTACCTGGGTGTAGACACCAACCCCGACGGAGCAGCGCTGGCCAACGTCAGTTACACCGGACAGCCAACGCCCTGGCCGGAAGGTTTCACCGTACCCTATCCGAAAGCACTGCACAAATTCGCCGGGGAATTTCAGATAACCATGCACCCGAACGGTTTTCTTTACATCAAGGTACCAGAATTGTCCTACAGCCGGGGCTTCCGGCGCACGTACTTAATTGGCGTGCTTGCCAAAGTAGTGGTGGACACAGCTAAAACTTTAGGCAAACCCATCGCTTTAGAGAGCCTGGACTTCGGCAAAGACCGTTTTGACACCAACCGGAAATTCAACCGCATGGCGGCCAATTTTCCGTTCAAGAAGATGGTCGAGGCCGTCACCCGTAAAGCCTTCAAAGAAGGCGTCGGTGTAAAGCAAGTCTGGCCGGCGCACACGTCCACCATCGGCTATTACAAATACATGGAGCGTTACGGCATAACTATCCACCACGCCGCGGCATTAGTGATAGCCCGGCGGGCGATAGGTTTTAGAGAGCGCATTACCAAAGAGTTAAAGCAGAAAGTTCAGGCCGTCAAAGAGAAGCTGAGTCAAAAGGTAAATTCCTTGCCTGGGGAAGGAAGAGGGATGACCCGAAAGGTGAAGCAACTCTTCAAGCGGCTGGACGGAAAGATTTCTGTACACAACGGTTTGACCCGTTACAAACAGGAATCGTTTCACTCTGTCTGGCATGACTTGAAACACCTTGCTTTATCAAGTAGGTGA
- a CDS encoding class I SAM-dependent methyltransferase, which translates to MNQVIYLNMIEQEKSHWWYKGRREIIGQVIKPYLQPAMKILDAGCGAGGNMEYMLKYGSVVGVDIAPEMVKHCRKKGLSAYCESITALPFADHVFDLVICLDVLEHLADERAALAELTRVVRPGGVVVVSVPAFNWLWGEHDILNNHYRRYNYGQLNRLVKEFPLSIERTTYFNFFLLPIVWAVRQFKNSLPGFLNKRTDLYLGSGRLNRLFYQVLKIEQLILVFCNLPVGVSQVLVARKK; encoded by the coding sequence ATGAACCAAGTCATTTATCTTAATATGATTGAACAAGAAAAAAGCCACTGGTGGTATAAAGGAAGAAGAGAAATCATCGGACAGGTTATAAAACCTTACCTGCAGCCGGCTATGAAAATACTGGATGCCGGGTGCGGCGCCGGTGGAAATATGGAATATATGCTAAAATATGGGAGTGTAGTAGGGGTAGATATTGCTCCCGAAATGGTAAAACATTGTCGTAAGAAGGGTTTATCTGCTTATTGTGAAAGTATTACGGCTTTACCCTTTGCAGATCATGTTTTTGATTTGGTCATTTGTTTAGATGTGCTGGAACACTTGGCGGATGAACGGGCAGCCCTGGCGGAACTAACCAGGGTAGTCCGTCCCGGAGGTGTTGTGGTTGTCAGCGTGCCGGCTTTTAACTGGCTCTGGGGGGAGCATGACATCTTAAATAATCATTACCGCAGATATAATTACGGTCAATTAAACAGACTGGTTAAAGAGTTTCCCCTCAGCATAGAGCGCACCACTTATTTTAATTTCTTTTTACTTCCGATAGTTTGGGCAGTGAGGCAATTTAAAAACAGCCTGCCCGGTTTTTTAAACAAGAGAACTGATTTGTATTTGGGATCAGGTAGGTTAAACAGGCTTTTTTATCAAGTTTTAAAGATTGAACAATTAATTTTAGTTTTTTGCAACCTGCCCGTCGGAGTATCTCAGGTGTTAGTGGCACGGAAAAAGTAA
- a CDS encoding flavin reductase family protein: MSNKKSFYLWQCSVCGEKSHGKHPPRQCINCASEANRHILIGPQKQTTGICPPVCESLPGKLVLDSPLYVVSSTRAGRVNAMCCSSVIQATFYPPRIVVAVNKINLTHDFIKESGAFSVSPLEQKQIHLAHLFGRNSGRQMDKLASLSFTYGQTGSPIIQDCSGYFDCLVDHRATVDLDSHTLFVGRVVDALHHNNNLPLLTYREYIKQAAQIFQPLVN; encoded by the coding sequence ATGTCAAATAAAAAAAGTTTTTATTTGTGGCAATGCAGCGTATGCGGCGAAAAATCACACGGTAAACATCCCCCGCGGCAGTGTATAAACTGCGCCAGTGAAGCTAATCGTCATATCCTGATCGGGCCACAGAAGCAGACGACGGGCATATGCCCGCCCGTTTGCGAAAGTTTGCCGGGGAAACTGGTTCTGGACAGCCCGCTATATGTTGTTAGTTCAACCAGGGCAGGCCGGGTAAATGCCATGTGCTGCAGCAGTGTTATTCAGGCCACTTTTTACCCGCCTCGGATAGTGGTGGCTGTCAATAAAATTAACCTCACCCACGATTTTATTAAAGAAAGCGGCGCTTTTTCAGTATCGCCCCTGGAGCAAAAGCAAATTCACCTGGCTCATCTTTTCGGCAGAAACTCCGGCCGGCAAATGGATAAATTGGCTTCTCTAAGTTTTACATATGGTCAAACCGGCAGTCCTATTATACAGGATTGTTCAGGCTATTTTGATTGTCTGGTAGATCACCGGGCTACGGTTGATTTAGACAGCCATACCCTGTTTGTGGGCCGGGTGGTGGATGCTTTGCATCACAATAACAACCTGCCTTTACTGACCTATCGAGAATATATTAAGCAGGCGGCACAAATATTTCAGCCCTTGGTGAACTAG
- a CDS encoding MarR family winged helix-turn-helix transcriptional regulator has product MEEKLIVQAEQLKDLLRTLNRKFRQYMMAQTVGCGLTVPQLHLMQELFQNPGITLGELSIRLGLAKSTVSGIVDRLEKQNKVVRKRNEHDRRVVHIDLSPQVKELGQNICLMRTNYLASLLAAMTQEEIQGLLTGLEKINQLMIQETGSLETSES; this is encoded by the coding sequence GTGGAGGAGAAACTAATTGTTCAAGCTGAACAGTTAAAGGATTTATTAAGAACCCTTAACCGAAAGTTTCGTCAATATATGATGGCGCAAACGGTTGGCTGTGGCTTAACGGTACCTCAGTTGCACCTGATGCAGGAGCTATTTCAAAACCCGGGCATCACGCTGGGTGAATTAAGCATTCGCTTAGGCCTGGCTAAAAGTACTGTGTCAGGCATTGTGGATCGGTTAGAAAAACAAAACAAAGTGGTTAGAAAACGCAACGAACATGATCGCAGGGTTGTACACATCGATCTTTCGCCCCAAGTTAAAGAATTAGGTCAAAACATTTGTTTAATGCGCACCAATTACCTGGCAAGTCTTTTGGCTGCCATGACCCAGGAAGAAATACAAGGTCTTTTAACCGGCCTGGAAAAAATTAATCAACTGATGATACAGGAAACAGGCAGCCTCGAAACTTCCGAATCGTAA
- a CDS encoding PhoH family protein, translating into MQIRILDTNVLLDRPIQEIISSFEPCKIVIPLAVVNELDRFKGLEDARGHCARQAIRFLDSLRPQLHQGVFLPSKHQIQVEVNHCHVLLPEYLPKDKVDTRILGIAKGLQEEQKAPVTLVTQDICQRVMADTLGISAENFAAEQVNLDFLYKGWDTISVSYEEVQDFYQLRRIETTAPLLENQYVCMEDSLGGRHLGRYKKGMIHPLRRDLHAFGLGPAEGNMEQSFLMDALLDPAIELVSILGPAGTGKTLLALAAGLQQVVNQRLYSKLVVTRALIPHSRDIGALPGTKKEKLTPWMAAIYDNLEFLTRTFVASKHEERCSPSERVERFMEEGYIELEALTYIRGRSIPKQWILIDEAQNLTKENIKTIITRAGIGSKIVLTGDIQQIDNYRLTATSNGFVTLIESFKDQDIYAHITLSRTERSRLAALGVELLP; encoded by the coding sequence GTGCAGATAAGAATACTGGATACTAACGTTTTGCTAGATCGGCCCATCCAGGAAATCATTTCTTCTTTTGAACCCTGCAAGATTGTTATTCCTCTGGCGGTTGTCAATGAACTGGATCGATTTAAAGGATTGGAAGATGCCCGGGGGCACTGTGCCCGACAGGCAATCCGCTTTTTGGACAGCCTGCGACCACAACTGCACCAGGGCGTTTTTCTTCCTAGCAAGCATCAAATTCAGGTGGAGGTTAATCATTGCCATGTACTGTTGCCTGAATATTTACCAAAAGACAAGGTTGATACAAGAATTCTGGGCATTGCCAAGGGGCTCCAGGAAGAACAAAAAGCGCCGGTTACATTGGTAACCCAGGATATCTGCCAGCGGGTCATGGCGGATACACTGGGCATATCTGCAGAAAACTTTGCAGCCGAACAAGTTAATTTGGACTTTTTGTACAAAGGATGGGATACCATCAGTGTATCTTATGAAGAAGTACAGGATTTCTATCAATTAAGACGGATAGAAACAACAGCACCGTTATTAGAAAATCAGTATGTTTGTATGGAAGACAGCCTGGGCGGCCGCCATTTAGGGCGTTACAAGAAAGGGATGATCCATCCCCTGCGCCGTGATTTGCACGCTTTCGGCCTGGGACCGGCGGAAGGAAATATGGAACAGTCATTCCTGATGGACGCTTTATTAGACCCGGCTATTGAACTGGTAAGTATTCTGGGTCCGGCAGGAACCGGCAAAACCTTATTGGCACTGGCAGCAGGACTGCAGCAAGTGGTAAACCAGCGGCTTTATTCCAAGTTGGTGGTAACCAGAGCCTTAATTCCCCACAGCCGTGATATAGGTGCTTTACCCGGTACAAAAAAAGAAAAACTGACTCCCTGGATGGCAGCCATTTATGATAACCTGGAATTCCTAACGCGCACTTTTGTGGCTTCTAAACACGAGGAGAGGTGTTCTCCCTCGGAAAGGGTAGAACGCTTTATGGAGGAAGGTTACATCGAGCTGGAAGCCCTTACTTATATTAGAGGGCGTTCAATTCCCAAACAATGGATATTGATAGATGAAGCACAAAATCTCACCAAGGAAAACATTAAAACCATAATTACACGGGCGGGCATTGGCAGTAAAATTGTTTTAACAGGCGATATACAGCAAATAGATAACTACCGTCTTACTGCCACCAGCAATGGTTTTGTTACATTAATTGAATCTTTTAAGGACCAAGATATTTACGCCCATATTACCCTCAGCCGCACCGAGCGCAGCCGCCTGGCCGCCTTGGGTGTTGAACTTTTACCATAA
- the sdaAA gene encoding L-serine ammonia-lyase, iron-sulfur-dependent, subunit alpha — translation MRGEGGLQYRTVAELVALARQQGETIGKTVFTQEVQAGGRTQTEVFAEMEKSLLVMEQAVEKGINEALTSRSGLTGGDAKRLQDYAREGKSLCRGIVFDAVNYALAVSEVNAAMGLIVATPTAGSSGVLPGSVLAAGRHLGCSREQMVYALFNAGGIGYVIANNATISGAAGGCQAEIGAAAAMAASAVAELAGGSPEQSAHAAAIALKNLLGLVCDPVAGLVEVPCVKRNSMGAAISIVAADMALAGITSVIPCDEVIEAMFKIGTMLPVCLRETSLAGLATTPTGLELGQKINAKDQA, via the coding sequence ATGAGAGGGGAAGGCGGTTTGCAATACCGTACTGTAGCTGAATTGGTTGCCCTTGCCCGGCAGCAAGGTGAAACCATTGGCAAGACTGTGTTTACCCAAGAAGTACAAGCCGGGGGTCGCACCCAGACAGAGGTTTTTGCTGAAATGGAAAAAAGCCTGCTGGTGATGGAACAGGCTGTGGAGAAAGGAATCAACGAAGCCCTGACCTCCCGCAGCGGGCTAACCGGAGGAGACGCTAAGCGCTTGCAAGACTACGCCCGTGAAGGCAAAAGTTTATGCCGCGGCATAGTTTTTGATGCTGTAAACTATGCCTTGGCTGTTTCCGAGGTAAACGCTGCCATGGGGCTGATTGTGGCAACACCCACCGCCGGTTCCAGCGGCGTTTTGCCCGGCAGTGTGCTGGCTGCCGGACGTCATTTGGGCTGCAGCCGGGAACAAATGGTGTATGCTCTGTTTAACGCCGGCGGTATAGGCTATGTTATTGCTAACAATGCTACAATTTCCGGGGCTGCCGGGGGATGCCAGGCAGAAATCGGAGCCGCTGCGGCTATGGCTGCTTCCGCCGTGGCTGAACTGGCCGGCGGATCACCGGAACAATCCGCCCATGCGGCGGCCATTGCTTTAAAAAACCTGTTGGGGCTGGTTTGCGACCCTGTAGCGGGACTGGTGGAAGTGCCCTGTGTAAAAAGAAATTCTATGGGCGCAGCCATATCTATTGTGGCAGCAGACATGGCACTGGCAGGCATTACCAGCGTCATACCCTGTGATGAAGTAATTGAAGCAATGTTTAAAATTGGCACCATGCTGCCCGTTTGCCTGCGGGAAACTTCTCTGGCCGGCTTGGCTACCACGCCTACCGGTTTGGAACTAGGGCAAAAGATTAATGCAAAAGACCAGGCATAA
- the sdaAB gene encoding L-serine ammonia-lyase, iron-sulfur-dependent subunit beta, whose translation MRYTSVFDIIGPVMVGPSSSHTAGAARIGKTARHIFGRQPAKAEITLYGSFAQTYRGHGTDLALVGGILDLAADDENIINSFQLARRLGVEIVFKVVPEESDYHPNTARVRLSDSHGSLEVVGISVGGGKITVTEIEGFRISLSGDSPTLLVFHHDRYGAVARVAQVLACNEINIGHMEVARKSKGDLALMVIETDQDLTEEIIRDVKRIDHVFSIALLKP comes from the coding sequence ATGCGATATACATCCGTATTTGACATTATTGGCCCGGTTATGGTAGGGCCTTCCAGCTCCCATACTGCCGGGGCAGCCAGAATCGGCAAAACGGCCCGGCACATTTTTGGCAGGCAGCCTGCTAAAGCAGAAATCACACTATATGGTTCCTTTGCCCAGACTTACCGCGGCCACGGCACGGATCTCGCTTTGGTAGGCGGTATTTTAGACCTTGCGGCAGACGATGAGAACATTATTAATTCTTTTCAACTGGCCCGCCGGCTTGGTGTAGAAATCGTATTTAAAGTTGTACCGGAGGAATCGGATTACCATCCCAATACTGCCCGAGTGCGGTTAAGCGATTCTCACGGCTCGCTGGAAGTGGTGGGTATTTCAGTAGGCGGGGGCAAAATTACTGTTACAGAAATTGAGGGGTTTCGGATCTCACTGAGCGGGGATAGCCCAACCTTGCTGGTGTTTCATCACGACAGGTATGGCGCTGTAGCCAGGGTGGCACAAGTATTGGCCTGCAATGAAATTAATATCGGTCATATGGAAGTTGCCAGAAAATCCAAGGGTGATTTGGCTTTAATGGTAATTGAAACAGACCAGGATTTAACTGAGGAAATTATTCGTGACGTTAAGCGTATTGACCATGTATTCAGTATAGCTCTACTTAAACCATAA
- the floA gene encoding flotillin-like protein FloA (flotillin-like protein involved in membrane lipid rafts) gives MVSLGGLSFLVLLILLAVFVVVLFSFIPVGLWISALAAGVKVGIFTLVGMRLRRVPPAQIVNPLIKADKAGLSVNVNQLEAHYLAGGNVDRVVDALIAAERANIPLAFERAAAIDLAGRNVLEAVQMSVNPKVIETPVISAVAKDGIELKAVARVTVRANIDRLVGGAGEETVIARVGEGVVTSVGSAESHKLVLENPDSISKTVLSKGLDAGTAFEILSIDIADVDIGRNIGAQLQMDQAEADKNIAQAKAEERRAMAVAREQEMKARVQEMRAKVVEAEAEVPRAMAEAFRTGRLGVMDYYNMQNILADTKMRESIAGSGNGREGRHKELKNE, from the coding sequence TTGGTTAGTTTAGGCGGTCTTTCATTTTTAGTCTTATTAATCCTACTGGCAGTGTTTGTGGTGGTATTATTCAGCTTTATTCCGGTAGGGCTGTGGATATCTGCCCTGGCTGCCGGGGTAAAAGTGGGTATTTTTACTCTGGTGGGCATGCGGCTGCGCCGGGTGCCGCCGGCCCAAATTGTTAACCCCCTGATTAAGGCGGATAAAGCGGGGTTGTCGGTTAATGTCAACCAGCTGGAAGCCCATTACCTGGCCGGCGGTAATGTGGACCGCGTGGTGGATGCCCTGATTGCAGCGGAACGGGCTAACATTCCCCTTGCCTTTGAACGGGCCGCAGCCATTGATTTGGCAGGCCGCAATGTGCTGGAAGCGGTGCAAATGAGCGTAAACCCGAAGGTTATTGAAACCCCTGTCATCAGTGCGGTGGCCAAAGACGGTATTGAACTGAAGGCAGTGGCCCGGGTGACGGTGCGTGCCAATATTGACCGGCTGGTGGGCGGCGCCGGCGAAGAAACCGTTATTGCCAGGGTGGGCGAAGGTGTTGTCACCAGTGTGGGCAGTGCGGAATCCCATAAACTGGTGTTGGAAAACCCGGACAGTATTTCCAAAACTGTTTTGTCTAAAGGCTTGGATGCGGGTACTGCCTTTGAAATTCTGTCCATTGATATTGCTGATGTGGATATTGGACGCAACATCGGTGCCCAGTTGCAGATGGACCAGGCGGAAGCAGATAAAAATATTGCCCAGGCCAAGGCAGAGGAAAGACGGGCCATGGCGGTTGCCCGGGAACAGGAAATGAAAGCCAGGGTGCAGGAAATGCGGGCCAAAGTGGTGGAAGCAGAGGCAGAAGTGCCCCGGGCCATGGCGGAGGCTTTCCGCACCGGCCGGCTGGGTGTTATGGACTACTATAACATGCAAAACATCCTGGCCGATACCAAAATGAGGGAGTCCATAGCCGGTTCCGGCAACGGCAGAGAGGGCAGACATAAAGAGCTGAAGAACGAATAG
- the yqfD gene encoding sporulation protein YqfD: MVLLRLFSFLLGHVSLVVRGEFLEKFVNLAASRGIYLWDITRLSEDKVRVKARISDIRSLKQVARTTHSGFKIVERRGLPFLINSLKKRKLLAIGGVIFLAILYFLSSFVWFIEITGHDKLSAAEIKQIAAQAGLRPGVAKWQLDTKQVETTLREKLPSLAWAGVYVKGTKVIIEVAEKKLVQPEPAQGQPAHIIAGKAGLIKEVLVLEGQAMVNEGDTVLPGSVLISGEIIQEIRPEAGNQPLPPGQEPPPPQTVSRFVQAKGIVRARVWYEGYGECKFSETVEKLSGQQKTSVRIKFGPKEIIIAGPAVSPYRYYQTSQTVKSLPKWRNLAIPVEVTTVNYLEVIKERVNHGRAGAQKIAEQKALAAVKAKLPQGAKLVEQRLEQVNTGRGEDLVRIKAFVETIEDIGVVKPFQATKEDYVDRTHRT, encoded by the coding sequence ATGGTTCTGCTGCGCTTGTTTTCTTTTTTATTGGGACATGTATCCCTGGTGGTGCGGGGCGAGTTCCTGGAGAAATTTGTTAATTTGGCTGCCAGCCGGGGTATTTATCTTTGGGACATTACCCGCCTGAGCGAGGATAAGGTGAGAGTGAAGGCTCGAATTTCGGATATTCGGTCCCTCAAACAGGTTGCCAGGACAACCCACAGCGGATTCAAAATTGTGGAGCGCCGGGGTTTGCCTTTTCTTATTAACAGCCTAAAAAAGCGTAAACTGCTGGCTATTGGGGGAGTTATATTTTTAGCCATCCTTTATTTTTTATCTTCTTTTGTCTGGTTTATTGAAATTACCGGCCATGATAAGCTGTCTGCCGCAGAAATTAAGCAGATTGCCGCACAGGCAGGCCTGCGGCCCGGGGTAGCCAAATGGCAGCTGGATACCAAGCAGGTGGAAACCACCCTGCGTGAAAAACTTCCCTCTCTGGCCTGGGCGGGTGTTTATGTTAAGGGAACCAAAGTAATTATTGAAGTGGCGGAGAAAAAACTGGTGCAGCCGGAGCCTGCTCAGGGGCAGCCGGCCCATATAATTGCCGGCAAGGCCGGTTTAATAAAAGAGGTGCTGGTGTTAGAAGGACAAGCGATGGTAAACGAGGGCGATACGGTGTTGCCGGGCAGTGTTCTGATCAGCGGGGAAATAATACAAGAAATCAGGCCGGAAGCGGGCAATCAGCCGCTGCCGCCGGGTCAGGAACCGCCGCCCCCGCAAACAGTCAGCCGTTTTGTGCAAGCTAAGGGCATTGTCAGAGCCCGGGTATGGTACGAAGGTTACGGCGAATGCAAGTTTTCCGAAACTGTAGAAAAGCTGTCCGGCCAGCAAAAAACCTCAGTCCGTATTAAATTTGGGCCCAAGGAAATAATCATAGCAGGACCTGCCGTATCGCCTTACCGGTACTACCAAACCAGTCAGACAGTGAAAAGTCTGCCCAAATGGAGGAATCTGGCCATTCCCGTCGAAGTTACAACAGTGAATTATTTGGAAGTAATTAAGGAACGGGTCAATCACGGCCGGGCCGGCGCCCAAAAAATTGCTGAACAAAAGGCCCTGGCGGCGGTAAAGGCCAAGTTGCCCCAGGGTGCCAAACTGGTGGAACAGCGGCTTGAACAGGTGAATACCGGCAGGGGAGAAGACCTGGTGAGAATTAAAGCATTTGTGGAAACCATTGAAGACATCGGGGTTGTGAAACCCTTTCAGGCAACTAAGGAGGATTACGTTGACCGAACGCACCGAACGTAA
- a CDS encoding IS607 family transposase, translating into MELLTISKAAKKLGVHPNSLRNWEKQGLIKPVRLPGGQRRYSMDELNRLLQSGQLDAGQEGVVLYARVSTKKQADAGNLNRQLERLRQYVIESHYRVVAEVTDVASGLNQKRRGLTNVLKLAERGEYKKLIIEYPDRLARFGYSYIERHLRYCGVEIVAIAEKEPEDAQSELVRDLLAIVTSFSARLYSARGRKKVRQGFRELIAEASQNEKTEEQQEEAD; encoded by the coding sequence ATGGAACTATTAACTATAAGCAAAGCGGCAAAGAAATTAGGTGTACATCCGAACAGCCTGCGCAACTGGGAAAAGCAAGGTTTGATTAAGCCTGTCCGTTTACCTGGCGGTCAGCGCCGGTACTCCATGGACGAACTAAACAGGCTTTTGCAATCCGGCCAACTGGACGCCGGGCAGGAAGGCGTCGTCCTGTACGCCCGGGTGTCCACCAAAAAGCAGGCGGATGCCGGCAACTTAAACAGGCAACTGGAAAGGCTGAGGCAATATGTGATCGAGTCGCATTACCGTGTTGTTGCTGAGGTCACCGACGTAGCCAGCGGTTTAAACCAAAAACGCCGCGGTCTGACAAACGTGCTCAAGTTGGCCGAGCGGGGTGAGTACAAAAAACTAATTATCGAATATCCCGACCGGCTGGCCCGGTTCGGGTATTCGTACATTGAGCGGCATTTAAGGTACTGTGGCGTAGAGATCGTAGCCATAGCTGAAAAAGAGCCGGAAGACGCACAATCCGAATTGGTCAGGGACTTATTGGCAATAGTAACGTCTTTTTCGGCCCGGCTGTATAGCGCCAGAGGCAGGAAGAAGGTCAGGCAGGGTTTTCGGGAACTGATAGCGGAGGCATCTCAAAATGAAAAAACGGAAGAACAACAAGAAGAAGCCGACTAA